A region from the Mycobacterium heidelbergense genome encodes:
- the purM gene encoding phosphoribosylformylglycinamidine cyclo-ligase, with product MTDPGKSPGREPGSQGITYASAGVDIEAGERAVDLFKPLATKATRPEVRGGLGGFAGLFALRGDYREPVLAASTDGVGTKLAVAQAMDKHDTVGLDLVAMVVDDLVVCGAEPLFLQDYIAVGRTVPERLSAIVSGIAEGCVRAGCALLGGETAEHPGLMEPDHYDISATGVGVVEADDILGPDRVKPGDVIIALGSSGLHSNGYSLARTVLLEIDRMNLAGYVEEFGRTLGEELLEPTRIYAKDCLALTAETHVRTFCHVTGGGLAGNLQRVIPPGLVAEVDRGTWTPAPVFAMIAQRGRVAREEMEKTFNMGVGMIAVVAPEDTDRALAILTARHLDCWVLGTVGKGGKEGPRAKLVGQHPRF from the coding sequence ATGACGGATCCCGGAAAAAGCCCCGGACGAGAACCGGGCAGCCAGGGCATTACATACGCGTCCGCTGGGGTGGACATTGAAGCCGGTGAACGCGCCGTCGACTTGTTCAAGCCGCTGGCCACCAAGGCCACCAGGCCCGAGGTGCGCGGCGGGCTCGGCGGATTCGCCGGCCTGTTCGCTCTGCGCGGCGACTACCGGGAGCCGGTGCTGGCCGCCTCCACCGATGGCGTCGGCACCAAGCTGGCGGTCGCGCAGGCGATGGACAAGCACGACACCGTCGGCCTCGACCTGGTCGCGATGGTGGTCGACGACCTCGTCGTCTGCGGCGCCGAGCCGCTGTTCCTGCAGGACTACATCGCGGTCGGCCGGACCGTGCCGGAACGCCTGAGCGCGATCGTCAGCGGCATCGCCGAGGGATGTGTGCGGGCCGGCTGCGCGCTACTGGGCGGCGAAACCGCCGAACACCCCGGCCTGATGGAACCGGACCACTACGACATCTCGGCCACCGGCGTCGGCGTCGTCGAGGCCGACGACATCCTGGGGCCCGACCGCGTCAAGCCCGGCGACGTCATCATCGCGCTGGGCTCTTCGGGCCTGCATTCCAACGGATACTCGTTGGCCCGCACGGTCCTGCTCGAGATCGACCGGATGAATCTGGCGGGTTACGTGGAGGAGTTCGGCCGCACCCTGGGCGAAGAACTGTTGGAACCCACCCGGATTTACGCCAAAGACTGCCTGGCGCTGACCGCCGAAACCCATGTCCGCACCTTCTGCCACGTCACCGGCGGTGGGCTGGCCGGCAACCTGCAACGCGTGATCCCGCCCGGGCTGGTCGCCGAGGTCGACCGCGGCACCTGGACGCCCGCGCCGGTGTTCGCCATGATCGCCCAGCGTGGCCGGGTGGCGCGTGAGGAGATGGAAAAGACGTTCAACATGGGCGTCGGCATGATCGCCGTTGTCGCTCCGGAAGACACCGACCGCGCCTTGGCC